The Nitrosomonas sp. sh817 genome includes a window with the following:
- the mraZ gene encoding division/cell wall cluster transcriptional repressor MraZ, with amino-acid sequence MFRGVTQLSLDAKGRLAIPARYRGELVSSCSGHLIVTVDPSRCLLIYPQPAWEPIEQKLNSLSSFDPVIRNLQRLLMGNACDVEMDGAGRILVSPPLREFAGLSKDVVLVGQGNKFELWDAAQWGVQLEMALALKSGDMPPELNGFSL; translated from the coding sequence ATGTTTCGTGGCGTCACGCAGCTCAGTCTGGATGCAAAAGGTCGGCTTGCGATACCCGCAAGATACCGTGGCGAGCTGGTGTCTTCTTGCTCTGGGCACTTGATCGTGACGGTGGATCCGTCCAGGTGTTTACTGATTTATCCCCAGCCAGCCTGGGAACCGATAGAACAAAAACTCAATAGTCTTTCCAGTTTTGATCCGGTAATCCGCAATTTACAGCGGTTGTTGATGGGTAATGCCTGCGATGTCGAGATGGACGGCGCCGGACGCATTTTGGTGTCGCCGCCGCTGCGTGAATTTGCCGGTTTATCCAAGGATGTGGTGCTGGTGGGTCAAGGCAATAAGTTTGAATTGTGGGATGCGGCCCAATGGGGCGTGCAGCTTGAAATGGCATTGGCGCTCAAGAGCGGCGATATGCCGCCGGAGCTGAACGGATTTTCGCTGTAA